The genomic DNA GAAGAGTTGCGCAAGCAGAGTGCAAGAGATCTTGTTGCTCTTGATTTCCCTGGTTATGCGATTGGTGGGTTATCTGTCGGAGAGCCGAAAGATATTATGAATCGTGTGCTTGAGTACACAACACCACTATTGCCAGAGGACAAGCCGCGTTATTTGATGGGGGTTGGGTCACCTGACTCGCTCATCGACGGCGCCATCCGCGGTATCGACATGTTTGACTGTGTGTTGCCGACACGTATCGCACGTAACGGCACATTGATGACAAGCGAAGGGCGTTTGGTTGTGCGCAATGCGAAGTATAAAAATGATTTCCGGCCACTTGACGAAAATTGTGATTGCTATGCTTGTAAAAATTATAGCCGAGCGTATATCCATCATCTCATCCGTACAGAGGAGACGTTTGGTATTCGTTTGACGACGCATCATAACTTGCATTTCTTGCTCAATTTAATGGAGCAAGTACGGGATGCAATCCGCAATGATCGTTTGGGTGATTTCCGAGAAGAGTTTTTTGAGAGTTACGGATTCAACAAACCGAATGCAAAAAACTTTTGAATCTTGTATAATGAATCGAGGTTGAAAGGGGGATGAAACAATGGAAGGATTAGCTGGATTATTGCCGTTCGTGGCAATGTTCGCAGTCATGTGGTTTTTGTTAATCAGGCCGGCGCAAAAGAGACAGAAAGCGACGAAGCAGATGCAAAACGATTTAAAACGTGGCGATAAAGTGATTACAATTGGTGGTATTCACGGAACAATTGATGCGGTAGATGAAGCATCTGTTTTCCTGAAAGTTTCCGATAGTACAACATTACAATTTGATCGACAAGCAGTTGGACGTGTAGTAGATTCCAAAGCAGGATTGTAAGTACAAAAAGAGACAGTTATCTAGGTGGGGAATTTCCCGCTTAGGCAACTGTCTTTTTTGTATAGAAGCTGATTTGATAAGGGCATCCTTTTACCAAAGGGGAGGATGCGTATGGATGATTTACTGATAATCGGGTTTCGGACGGTTTTTCTTTATGTGCTCATCGTTGTGATTTTGCGAATTATGGGCAAACGGGAAGTTGGCGAGCTTGGGGTCATTGATGTTGTCGTATTTGTCATTATGGCAGAAGTGGCGGCGTTTGCGCTCGATTCCCCTGATCAGAAGTTGTTACAATCGATTGTGCCGATGCTTATTTTGTTGGTCATTCAATTACTGTCATCTTTGATTTCATTGAAAAGTAAACGATTTAGGGATTTAGTGGATGGTGAACCGACAATTATCATTAAGCATGGAAAAATAATTGAACAGGAAATGCGCAAGCAGCGTTACAATTTGGATGACTTATTTCAACAATTACGTGAACAGCAAATCGGTTCGGTCCATGAGGTCTCTTTTGCTTATTTAGAGCCGTCAGGGAATTTGTCGGTCTTTAAACATGATGATGTGCAACCGGTTCTTGCACTGGTCGCTGACGGCGTTATGCAAAGTAGGCATTTGGCGTTAATTGGCAAAACTGAATCGTGGCTTGAAACGGAAATTAAAGCGCAAGGTATTCAAAGTATTGAGCAAATTTTTTATTGTACATTTGAAAATGGTGAATTGAAGTGTCAGTTGAAAGAACAGTATCAATGAGTTTTCATCAGTTTTTTAAATTGAAACAAATCTCCTTTTTTCACTTGACCTGTCAAAATAAGAACGACAAGCAAGAATAGAGAGGTAATCGCACATTCCATCAGTAAACCAAAATCGCCGATGGGAATAAAAATGGGGCGTGCAATCGCTGTCATGACAAATGATGCATAAGGCATGGCAAACATAGTGAATCCCGTCGCGGTCGCTTTATTTTTTCGTAGTGTTGCGATATGGAGAAAGGAGGTAATCAAGACACCAAAACCAATCGCCAGCACCGCTCCTGTTTCTTGGAGACCGGGTTGAGAGGCAAGGATGAACATGACACCAAGCTTGGCGATTCCGCCATACACAGAATTCATCATCCCTGCTTTGGCATCGCCCGTTGCTTGTAAAATGGAATAGAGAGGGCTCTGGATGTAATAAAAGAAAAACACGGGCGCAAGAAGTGTCATGTAGGACGCACCGCTTGTCACATGGAAAAGCTTTTCAGCCAGTGCCTGTCCGTGAACAAAAAAGACAGCTGCCGCAAAAGCCCCGGTCAATGCCGATAAACGTAGCGATAGATGAATCCGCTCTTGTAACTTTCCGATATTTTGCGAGGCGGCTGCGCCACTAACTGCCGGAACTAGGACGACGGATAGCGCGTAGGGAATGAAGGATGGAAATAGTAGTAGTGGAATGAGCACGCCAGAAATGACGCCATAGAGTGAAGTGGCAGCAACTGCCGTAACCCCAGCCATTGACAAGGCACGTAGAAAGATAATCGGTTCCAGAAACCATGTGAATGTTCCGAAAAGCCGGCTTCCTGAAGAAGGTAGTGCAATCGCAAGGAGTGGTTCCATCGGATAGCGTGGTTGTTTGCCTTGTACTTTTGGCATGCGCTTTTTGCGCTGGTAATATTTATACAGTAAATAGAGAACGGAAAGCATTTCGGCAAGCAGTGTGATCCCCATTGCATAGGCTGCGCTCATCCCAGCATTGTCGGATATCAATAGGGATGGCAATAACCATGTGATAAGGATGATACGAAAAAACTGTTCAATAATTTGTGACCAAGCCGTTTCCTCGATACGTGCGATGCCTTGAAAGTAGCCACGTATTAATCCTCCGATTGCCGCAATAGGTACGATGGCGATCCCGACATACAGCGTTGTTGCAGAGGAAGCATTTTCAAGCAATGTTTCTGATAAAAAAGGGACGAACAATATACAGGCTGGGATGAAAACAAGGCTCGTCAGGATGGTTATGAAATAAGAGGTTTTCATGACGGCAGGAAGCTTCGTCGTTTGCCCTTTTGCATCCAGCTCTGCAATTACTTTGGCGAGGGCGATAGGCACACCGAGCTGAACAAGCGACAGAAAGAAGATGAAAGCTGGGTAAGCCGTCATATAGATACCGACCGCTTCTTCCCCTGCAATACGCATGAATTGGATGCGGTAAACGAATCCTAACAGCTTCGACAAGAAGACTGCGACCATCAAAACGACTGTTCCACGTATAAAAGAGGACATACTAAAACAACTCCTTCTCAATTCCGGTCATTTCGTATAGACTAAACATATGCGGAAATATATGTATTTACGACTGCCAATAGGAAAGGGATGAAGACAATGGCGGTACAATTCGAACACTTATTTACGAAAGTGCGCCCAGCGATTGAAAGCAAAAGGAATGAATTCCAGCTATATGGCTATTCGACAGTAACCGAAGAAGATATCTGGGCGTATTGTGTCAAGAAAAAATGGCGGAAAAAAGATATCGCTTCAATGCGCGTGCATGAAATTGTCAATGGCATCCTACAAGTCTTACCAGCAGAGTATATGACATATAGCCAAATTGAAGAACAACGCGCTTCGGACTGGTTTTCTGATTTAAACAGTGCCGAGCTACAAATGTTATTGGCACCCCCGAAATCGAGAAGCGACTTAAGCTAGATCGATTGAACCAAGTTAAACAGTGATGATTTGACACAAGGATGCCTGTGTTTCATAATGAAAGTACTGTTTTTAAAAATGCATTAGTCTTTAGGCATCTATGCTTTTCAAGGAATGTATACATACATAGGGAAATCATTTGGTGATACATTCCGCATCTAGAGGGGGAAACGGAATTATGAAAAGAAGAGGACGGATTGTAGCGTTCTTATTACTACTCGTCATTTTTGCTGCGACGATAGGTACGACTACAAATCCGATATTGAAAAATGTAAATCTTGGGCTTGATTTGCAGGGCGGTTTTGAAGTCCTTTATGAAGTACAACCATTGAAAGATGGTCAAAAAATAACAGAAGCTGTTGTGAAAGATACGCAAAAAGCATTAAGAAATCGGATTGACGTTCTTGGAGTGAGTGAGCCAAATATTCAAATCGAGTCCAATAACCGGATTCGGGTTCAACTTGCGGGTGTGAAAGACCAACAATCCGCACGGGAATTGTTGGCGACACAGGCAAATCTGACGTTTAGGGATGCCGATGATAATCTATTGCTTGATGGTAATGATTTGAAAGCCGGCAAGGCGAAGGCCAATTTCGATGAAAACGGTCAGCCTGTCGTCACACTTGAAATGAAAGATCCAAATAAATTCGGTGAAGTGACAACGACCATTTTGCAGAAAAAACCTGAAAATGTGATGGTTATCTGGTTAGATTTTGTAGAAGGCGAAGATTCGTTTAAAGCGGAGATGGCCAAGCCGGATCCAAAATTCGTTTCTGCTCCATATGTAAGTCAGCCAATCCATTCTTCAGATGTTCAAATTTCAGGAAGTTTTACGGCTGAAGAGACGAATAATCTTGCGGGGATTTTGAATGCGGGTGCGTTACCTGTCCATCTGGAAGAAGTTTATTCCACTTCAGTTGGTGCACAGTTTGGTGAACAAGCGCTCGATAAAACGATTATTGCCGGAATTGTTGGGGTTGCGCTGATTTTTGTCTTTATGCTTGTCTATTATCGCCTGCCAGGTTTTGTGGCGGTTGTGACATTATCGGTGTATATCTTCCTGATTTTACTCGTCT from Sporosarcina sp. FSL K6-1522 includes the following:
- a CDS encoding DUF421 domain-containing protein, whose translation is MDDLLIIGFRTVFLYVLIVVILRIMGKREVGELGVIDVVVFVIMAEVAAFALDSPDQKLLQSIVPMLILLVIQLLSSLISLKSKRFRDLVDGEPTIIIKHGKIIEQEMRKQRYNLDDLFQQLREQQIGSVHEVSFAYLEPSGNLSVFKHDDVQPVLALVADGVMQSRHLALIGKTESWLETEIKAQGIQSIEQIFYCTFENGELKCQLKEQYQ
- a CDS encoding polysaccharide biosynthesis protein is translated as MSSFIRGTVVLMVAVFLSKLLGFVYRIQFMRIAGEEAVGIYMTAYPAFIFFLSLVQLGVPIALAKVIAELDAKGQTTKLPAVMKTSYFITILTSLVFIPACILFVPFLSETLLENASSATTLYVGIAIVPIAAIGGLIRGYFQGIARIEETAWSQIIEQFFRIILITWLLPSLLISDNAGMSAAYAMGITLLAEMLSVLYLLYKYYQRKKRMPKVQGKQPRYPMEPLLAIALPSSGSRLFGTFTWFLEPIIFLRALSMAGVTAVAATSLYGVISGVLIPLLLFPSFIPYALSVVLVPAVSGAAASQNIGKLQERIHLSLRLSALTGAFAAAVFFVHGQALAEKLFHVTSGASYMTLLAPVFFFYYIQSPLYSILQATGDAKAGMMNSVYGGIAKLGVMFILASQPGLQETGAVLAIGFGVLITSFLHIATLRKNKATATGFTMFAMPYASFVMTAIARPIFIPIGDFGLLMECAITSLFLLVVLILTGQVKKGDLFQFKKLMKTH
- a CDS encoding post-transcriptional regulator; this translates as MAVQFEHLFTKVRPAIESKRNEFQLYGYSTVTEEDIWAYCVKKKWRKKDIASMRVHEIVNGILQVLPAEYMTYSQIEEQRASDWFSDLNSAELQMLLAPPKSRSDLS
- the yajC gene encoding preprotein translocase subunit YajC, translating into MEGLAGLLPFVAMFAVMWFLLIRPAQKRQKATKQMQNDLKRGDKVITIGGIHGTIDAVDEASVFLKVSDSTTLQFDRQAVGRVVDSKAGL